From a region of the Mycolicibacterium sp. MU0050 genome:
- a CDS encoding enoyl-CoA hydratase/isomerase family protein, whose protein sequence is MTTVLETYRQGKVQWLCFNRPNVLNALNTELLNALCEALEAATADPEVRVIAITGAGRAFCAGGDLKFVLGELQGEGNDGPDGVASSVPAFTALRNCPKPVIAAVNGPAVAGGFELLLFCDVLFAAESATFADGHAIYGLLPAGGGAAVLPRRIGTQRAKALLFSGEPVSAATMRDWGMVHEVVPDDQLRATVEQYCTKIADKSPLVLQAMKEVANAAWDHDEDSGLRHEMLLLRNHMNSKDFHEGLTAFTEKRVPVFEGR, encoded by the coding sequence ATGACCACAGTTTTGGAAACCTACCGCCAGGGCAAGGTGCAGTGGCTGTGCTTCAACCGCCCGAACGTGCTCAATGCGCTCAACACCGAGTTGCTCAACGCGCTGTGTGAGGCGCTGGAGGCGGCGACGGCGGACCCGGAGGTCCGGGTCATCGCGATCACGGGGGCCGGGCGCGCCTTCTGCGCCGGGGGTGACCTCAAGTTCGTGCTCGGCGAACTGCAGGGCGAAGGCAACGACGGACCGGACGGCGTGGCCAGCAGCGTGCCCGCCTTCACCGCGCTGCGCAACTGCCCCAAGCCGGTGATCGCCGCCGTCAACGGACCGGCGGTGGCCGGCGGATTCGAGTTGCTGTTGTTCTGCGATGTGCTCTTCGCCGCGGAGAGCGCCACCTTCGCCGACGGGCACGCCATCTATGGGCTGCTTCCGGCAGGTGGCGGCGCCGCCGTGTTGCCTCGACGGATCGGCACGCAACGCGCAAAAGCGTTGCTCTTCAGCGGCGAACCGGTCTCGGCGGCGACGATGCGCGACTGGGGCATGGTGCACGAGGTGGTGCCCGATGACCAGTTGCGGGCCACCGTCGAGCAGTACTGCACCAAGATCGCCGACAAGAGCCCGCTGGTGCTGCAGGCGATGAAGGAGGTTGCCAACGCAGCATGGGACCACGACGAGGATTCGGGCCTGCGCCACGAGATGCTGTTGCTGCGGAACCATATGAACAGCAAGGATTTCCACGAGGGACTGACCGCTTTCACCGAGAAGCGGGTACCTGTTTTCGAAGGACGATAG
- a CDS encoding SDR family NAD(P)-dependent oxidoreductase — translation MTGAASGMGLATAQTLHKAGANVVLLDVNEERVARAAAELGAGAIAVRTDVGDAVQVETAVRVATEQFGTVHAAVNCAGIPSMMKTVSKGVPHSLEVWQRVIDVNLTGVFNVVRLAAAQMVTNEPDPETTERGVLVNIASGAAWDGTRGTVAYAASKAGVVGMSLPIARDLAKDGIRCVSVVPGVFETGMAGEVSEAVLTSLQESVLYPKRMGDPAEIGRLIEHIITNVYFNATCISLDAGLRARH, via the coding sequence GTGACCGGCGCCGCATCCGGCATGGGGCTGGCGACCGCGCAGACGCTGCACAAGGCGGGCGCCAATGTGGTGCTGCTCGACGTGAACGAGGAACGGGTGGCAAGAGCCGCCGCGGAACTCGGCGCGGGAGCGATCGCGGTGCGCACCGATGTCGGCGACGCCGTACAGGTCGAAACGGCGGTACGGGTGGCCACCGAGCAGTTCGGCACCGTGCACGCCGCGGTCAACTGCGCCGGCATCCCCTCGATGATGAAAACGGTGTCCAAGGGAGTGCCGCACAGTCTCGAGGTGTGGCAACGCGTGATCGACGTCAACCTCACCGGCGTGTTCAACGTGGTGCGTCTCGCGGCCGCCCAGATGGTCACCAACGAGCCTGATCCGGAGACCACCGAGCGCGGGGTGCTGGTGAACATCGCCTCCGGTGCGGCCTGGGATGGCACTCGGGGCACGGTGGCCTATGCGGCGAGTAAGGCCGGGGTGGTCGGGATGTCCCTGCCGATCGCCCGCGACCTTGCCAAGGACGGGATCCGTTGCGTATCGGTGGTTCCCGGAGTGTTCGAGACCGGGATGGCCGGCGAGGTCTCGGAGGCCGTGTTGACCTCCTTGCAGGAGTCGGTGCTGTACCCCAAGCGAATGGGGGATCCGGCCGAGATCGGTCGCCTGATCGAACACATCATCACCAACGTCTACTTCAACGCCACCTGCATCAGTTTGGATGCCGGTCTGCGCGCCCGTCACTAG
- a CDS encoding class I adenylate-forming enzyme family protein, producing MGAVPIGELDLLDSVLSAVVERWAARDPDRVCIVQDDGVEVTYRELDQRASAIAAALQRGGVGAGDRVMTLVPNDVRAVYVMLGLSKIGAVEVPVNPGLVGASLRHVLQDAAPKAAIVDADHCERIEEALPGGTCGLLIGVAPHVDAPEHDPGTLDAIIANPGVAVKTAAAGPDTASIMYTSGTTGLPKGAVLPHRATVRIGERTVRALQLTSDDTLIAVLPLFHGGGKYMNVGACLISGARLLLVRKFSASKFWEQAREHRATVAHMVVSMAHFLLAQPESGQDRTNDITRALIVPAPRPLVDAFARRFDIPIFEMYGATEISIPILNSVDAVVPHGSCGRAVAPYRVRVVDEYDREVPPGEVGELCIRCDEPWSMSNGYWNQPEESLKVMRNFWFHTGDAARIDEDGYVYYVDRVKEMIRRRGENISPRTVEDVLNTIDGVVECGAYPVPSEFGEDEIAVAVVTDPGRAPSLADIAAVCAEGLPRFAFPRYIRFVDQLPKTETAKVQKFKLKQQGLADAVELPQLTKQGAQQ from the coding sequence GTGGGCGCGGTGCCTATCGGCGAGCTCGACTTGCTCGATTCGGTGCTGAGCGCGGTGGTCGAACGCTGGGCGGCCCGCGACCCCGACCGGGTGTGCATCGTGCAGGACGACGGTGTCGAAGTCACCTACCGCGAGCTGGATCAGCGGGCCTCGGCGATCGCCGCGGCACTTCAGCGTGGCGGGGTGGGGGCCGGCGATCGGGTGATGACGTTGGTGCCCAACGATGTCCGCGCCGTGTACGTGATGCTGGGGCTCAGCAAGATCGGCGCAGTCGAGGTTCCGGTCAACCCGGGCCTGGTGGGCGCCAGTTTGCGGCACGTCCTGCAGGACGCCGCGCCCAAGGCGGCCATCGTCGACGCGGACCATTGCGAGAGAATCGAGGAAGCCCTGCCCGGCGGCACCTGCGGCCTGCTGATCGGGGTGGCGCCGCACGTCGACGCCCCGGAGCACGATCCGGGCACACTGGACGCGATCATCGCCAACCCGGGCGTGGCGGTGAAAACCGCCGCCGCCGGGCCGGATACCGCCTCGATCATGTACACCTCCGGGACCACCGGCCTACCCAAGGGGGCGGTGCTGCCGCACCGCGCGACGGTGCGGATCGGAGAGCGCACCGTGCGGGCCCTGCAGCTGACGTCGGACGACACCTTGATCGCCGTACTGCCGCTGTTTCACGGCGGTGGCAAGTACATGAATGTGGGCGCCTGCCTGATCTCGGGCGCGCGGCTGCTGCTGGTCCGAAAGTTCAGCGCGAGCAAGTTCTGGGAACAGGCCCGCGAGCACCGAGCGACGGTGGCGCACATGGTGGTGTCGATGGCGCATTTCCTGCTGGCCCAGCCGGAGTCGGGCCAGGACCGCACCAACGACATCACCCGGGCGTTGATCGTCCCGGCGCCACGGCCGCTGGTCGACGCCTTCGCGCGGCGGTTCGATATTCCGATATTCGAGATGTACGGGGCCACCGAGATCAGTATCCCGATCCTGAACTCCGTCGATGCTGTGGTGCCCCATGGCTCCTGTGGTCGGGCGGTCGCGCCGTACCGCGTCCGGGTCGTCGACGAGTACGACCGTGAGGTTCCGCCCGGCGAGGTGGGTGAGCTCTGCATCAGGTGTGACGAGCCATGGTCGATGTCCAACGGCTACTGGAACCAGCCAGAGGAGTCGCTGAAGGTGATGCGCAACTTCTGGTTCCACACCGGTGATGCGGCGCGGATCGACGAGGACGGCTACGTGTACTACGTGGACCGGGTCAAGGAAATGATCCGTCGTCGCGGGGAGAACATCTCGCCGCGCACCGTGGAAGACGTGCTCAACACCATTGACGGCGTGGTCGAGTGCGGCGCCTACCCGGTGCCTTCCGAGTTCGGCGAGGACGAGATCGCCGTCGCGGTGGTGACCGATCCGGGCCGAGCACCCAGCCTCGCCGACATCGCCGCGGTCTGCGCGGAAGGCCTGCCGCGGTTCGCGTTTCCGCGCTACATCCGCTTTGTCGACCAACTCCCCAAGACCGAGACCGCCAAGGTGCAGAAGTTCAAGCTCAAACAGCAGGGTCTAGCTGACGCGGTGGAACTGCCGCAACTCACCAAACAAGGAGCACAACAGTGA
- a CDS encoding hydantoinase B/oxoprolinase family protein, with protein sequence MTTVAPQPVSVLGAKEVEDRYGVDLTTAEVIRHALEHIGLQMQIKINTAALSPLLSEVNDFGIGLLAPRDADRDLDFDAIAMGTAAPGHYVINQFYARMAIEHWGVENFKPGDVIIFNEPYRGGSHINDVGTLMPIFDDEQVLVGFAAAITHWLDIGGPIPTGFGPGLQRDMYAEGIRISPRHLYREGELVRETVELFTGQTRIPDISLNDLQVIHSALVLGAEMVLRYVNRYGREAYAGAVQYSLDHTERAMRAALSAIPDGEWSAEDYMDNDMDGDPMLIRCTVRKHGGEVEVDYSGSSRNEWGGFACTWSDGVSGAHLGLQVALPDSISPNAGAYRPVHVVLPPGSCLHALPPMATNAGHTMFIAKAINLVKRALSQADPAMAVAENYDDVLFMSFAGVDTRSDVPAPFISMNLFQGPFGGHAQGDGSCYTFQEGGNCVVTSIELEEESFPVLLLEREFVADTAGSGQYRGGPATRSVLVPLADCESSFQLDQCRIGPRGAMGGDNGTTGHIKVYRNALDAWASGADLGEPEVLAGIVDAAGRLVPEEVPGETQFRSSKQAGVVIGARDVVVHQTPGAGGCGDPARRDPNAVARDVRNDIVTAAP encoded by the coding sequence GTGACAACTGTGGCACCCCAACCGGTTTCCGTGCTCGGCGCCAAAGAGGTCGAAGACCGTTACGGCGTCGACCTCACCACCGCCGAGGTGATCCGGCACGCGCTGGAACACATCGGTCTGCAGATGCAGATCAAGATCAATACCGCGGCACTGAGCCCACTGCTCAGCGAGGTCAACGACTTCGGCATCGGGTTGCTCGCGCCCCGGGATGCCGATCGCGACTTGGATTTCGACGCGATCGCCATGGGCACCGCCGCGCCCGGCCACTACGTGATCAACCAGTTCTACGCCAGGATGGCCATCGAGCACTGGGGCGTGGAGAACTTCAAGCCCGGTGACGTCATCATCTTCAACGAGCCCTACCGCGGCGGCAGTCACATCAACGACGTCGGCACCCTGATGCCGATCTTCGACGACGAACAAGTACTGGTCGGCTTCGCCGCAGCGATCACCCACTGGCTCGACATCGGCGGGCCCATTCCCACCGGGTTCGGCCCCGGCCTGCAGCGGGACATGTACGCCGAGGGCATCCGGATCTCGCCGCGGCACCTCTACCGCGAGGGCGAACTCGTCCGTGAGACCGTCGAACTGTTCACCGGCCAAACCCGGATCCCCGACATCAGTCTCAATGACCTGCAGGTGATCCATTCGGCGTTGGTGTTGGGTGCGGAGATGGTGCTGCGCTACGTAAACCGTTACGGGCGCGAGGCCTACGCGGGCGCTGTGCAGTACTCGCTGGACCATACCGAGCGGGCGATGCGCGCGGCCCTGAGTGCGATCCCGGACGGAGAATGGTCCGCCGAGGACTACATGGACAACGACATGGACGGTGACCCGATGCTCATCCGCTGCACCGTGCGTAAGCACGGCGGTGAGGTGGAGGTCGACTACTCCGGGTCGTCACGCAACGAATGGGGCGGTTTCGCCTGCACCTGGTCCGACGGGGTGTCCGGTGCCCACCTGGGACTGCAGGTCGCGCTACCGGATTCGATCAGCCCCAACGCCGGCGCCTACCGCCCCGTGCACGTCGTGTTGCCACCGGGAAGCTGCTTGCACGCGCTGCCCCCGATGGCGACCAACGCCGGCCACACCATGTTCATCGCCAAGGCGATAAACCTGGTGAAAAGGGCTCTCTCGCAGGCCGATCCGGCGATGGCGGTGGCGGAGAACTATGACGACGTGCTGTTCATGAGCTTCGCCGGGGTCGACACTCGCAGCGATGTCCCGGCCCCGTTCATCTCCATGAACCTGTTCCAGGGGCCTTTCGGCGGCCACGCGCAGGGCGACGGCAGTTGTTATACGTTCCAGGAGGGCGGCAACTGCGTGGTGACGTCGATCGAACTCGAAGAGGAATCTTTCCCGGTGTTGCTGCTCGAGCGCGAATTCGTCGCGGACACCGCGGGATCCGGGCAGTATCGCGGCGGGCCGGCAACCCGATCCGTGTTGGTCCCGCTGGCCGATTGCGAAAGCTCGTTCCAGCTCGACCAGTGCCGGATCGGGCCGCGGGGTGCGATGGGCGGAGATAACGGGACCACCGGGCACATCAAGGTGTATCGCAACGCTCTGGACGCCTGGGCGTCCGGCGCGGATCTGGGCGAACCGGAGGTGCTGGCCGGCATCGTGGATGCAGCCGGCCGCTTGGTGCCCGAGGAAGTGCCCGGCGAGACGCAGTTCCGGTCGAGCAAACAAGCCGGCGTGGTGATCGGTGCCCGCGATGTGGTGGTGCATCAGACCCCCGGCGCGGGCGGCTGCGGCGACCCGGCCCGCCGCGATCCGAACGCAGTGGCACGTGATGTCCGCAACGACATCGTGACCGCCGCTCCCTGA
- a CDS encoding hydantoinase/oxoprolinase family protein, translated as MTSNTALRIGIDTGGTFTDLVLAEGEQVRIGTKSLTTYDDLANGLLRTIEKAEPGDTPIDQIVHGTTVALNAILTRRGADIGMVTTHGFRDLLDMARGWRPFEAMVDPRWRRPHELRPIVERYRRRTVSERLMADGGVLMTLDEERLLQEVERLVADGCQGIAVCFLHAYKHPEHEQRAAELIRDRFPGISVSTSAEVAPFPREYNRFSTCVLNAYVQPLMESYTTRVEGRLREAGLDAPLTFMTNDGGLITAEQVTSRPVATLNSGPVGGVMGVQAYAERLEMPNLVGFDMGGTSTEVAVVVDGRASVKRELEIEHDLLVSLPVVEIHSIGAGGGSLIAIDEGGGLKVGPESAGSDPGPACYGHGGTQPTVTDAFLLLGVLDAEVPLGGEIYPDVAAAEAAFAPLAAALDMTAVEVARTSTEVAIHNMAEAVRRLTVYRGADPREFGLVSYGAAGPLVASQIARSLQMPRVVIPALSGVFSAFGLLTAQAFEEEVTPVMATVTEDVATDVFARARQSLEHLVGRLRGRGNRDVVVEAWLDATYLGQRWELAAVIDPSHPEPLTHLTEAFAAAHQRQFGYSLPAPIYVQTLRTRAVSTDQRRLFPPRLTNSEPAQPRRRRDITLMGELNRDVPVYNADDFAPNQVVAGPAVIEAQTYTGVLVAGDVATVNEFGDVIIEIEEKNL; from the coding sequence ATGACCTCGAATACGGCACTGCGCATCGGCATCGACACCGGGGGCACTTTCACCGACCTGGTGCTGGCCGAAGGCGAACAGGTACGCATCGGCACCAAGTCCTTGACGACCTACGACGACCTCGCCAACGGGCTGCTCCGCACCATCGAGAAGGCCGAACCCGGCGACACTCCCATCGACCAGATCGTGCACGGCACCACGGTGGCGCTCAACGCGATCCTGACCCGCCGCGGCGCCGACATCGGCATGGTGACCACCCACGGGTTCCGTGACCTTCTCGATATGGCCCGCGGTTGGCGCCCCTTCGAGGCCATGGTGGACCCGCGCTGGCGTCGACCCCACGAGCTGCGGCCCATCGTCGAGCGATACCGCCGCCGCACCGTCAGCGAGCGGCTGATGGCCGACGGCGGAGTGTTGATGACCCTCGACGAAGAACGTCTGCTGCAGGAGGTGGAGCGCCTGGTGGCCGACGGATGCCAGGGCATCGCGGTGTGTTTCCTGCACGCCTACAAGCATCCCGAACACGAGCAACGCGCCGCCGAACTGATCCGCGACCGGTTTCCCGGTATCAGCGTGAGCACCTCGGCGGAGGTGGCGCCGTTCCCGCGTGAGTACAACCGGTTCTCCACCTGCGTGCTCAACGCCTACGTCCAGCCGTTGATGGAGTCCTACACGACGCGGGTGGAGGGTCGGCTGCGGGAGGCCGGCCTGGACGCCCCCTTGACGTTCATGACCAACGACGGCGGTCTGATCACCGCCGAGCAGGTCACGTCCCGGCCCGTCGCGACCCTCAACAGCGGACCGGTCGGCGGGGTCATGGGCGTGCAGGCCTACGCCGAGCGACTCGAGATGCCGAACCTGGTGGGCTTCGACATGGGTGGCACCAGCACCGAGGTCGCCGTGGTGGTGGACGGTCGCGCGTCGGTCAAACGCGAGCTCGAGATCGAGCACGATCTGCTGGTCAGCCTGCCGGTGGTGGAGATCCACAGCATCGGCGCGGGCGGCGGCAGCCTGATCGCGATCGACGAGGGCGGCGGGCTCAAGGTCGGTCCGGAAAGCGCGGGCAGCGACCCCGGCCCGGCTTGCTACGGCCACGGCGGCACCCAGCCGACCGTCACCGATGCCTTCCTGCTGCTCGGTGTGCTGGATGCCGAGGTGCCCCTGGGCGGCGAGATCTACCCGGACGTCGCGGCTGCGGAGGCCGCATTCGCGCCGTTGGCCGCGGCCCTGGACATGACCGCAGTCGAGGTTGCGCGCACCTCGACCGAAGTCGCCATCCACAACATGGCGGAGGCGGTTCGGCGCCTCACGGTTTATCGCGGCGCCGATCCGCGCGAGTTCGGGCTGGTGAGTTACGGCGCAGCCGGGCCGCTGGTGGCCAGTCAGATCGCACGCTCGCTGCAGATGCCGCGGGTGGTCATCCCGGCCCTGTCAGGGGTGTTCTCGGCGTTCGGTCTGCTCACTGCTCAAGCGTTCGAGGAAGAGGTCACCCCGGTGATGGCGACCGTCACCGAGGACGTCGCGACCGACGTGTTCGCCCGGGCCCGGCAGAGCCTGGAGCACCTGGTCGGGAGGCTCCGCGGTCGCGGCAACCGGGATGTCGTCGTCGAAGCCTGGCTGGACGCCACCTACCTGGGCCAGCGATGGGAGCTCGCGGCGGTCATCGACCCGTCGCACCCAGAGCCGCTGACGCACCTGACCGAAGCCTTCGCCGCCGCGCATCAACGCCAGTTCGGTTACAGCCTGCCCGCACCAATCTACGTCCAGACCCTGCGCACCCGCGCGGTGTCGACCGATCAGCGCCGACTGTTCCCGCCCCGGCTGACCAACAGCGAACCGGCGCAACCCAGGCGCCGCCGCGACATCACCCTCATGGGCGAACTCAACCGGGACGTGCCGGTCTACAACGCCGACGACTTCGCACCCAACCAGGTGGTGGCCGGCCCGGCGGTCATCGAGGCCCAGACGTACACCGGCGTGCTCGTCGCGGGCGATGTCGCGACGGTGAACGAATTCGGCGACGTGATCATCGAGATCGAGGAGAAGAACCTGTGA
- a CDS encoding TetR/AcrR family transcriptional regulator — protein sequence MTDTDGSAETPQIPERILVAAARVMEREGFANASLRQIAEEAGMTKAGLYYHVASKEVLLYALHERFAHKLRDSALRIVESDSTPTQKLRELIIETVQTAGIYQSEGTVFLREYGHLSGEMAVTIGKGRNQFRTDFEQVIKAGMATGEFRSGDAHLDALAILGACNFTAFWFDPEGPLKIEKIAESFADRLLYGMTSPTTDKGV from the coding sequence ATGACCGACACCGACGGCAGCGCCGAAACGCCGCAGATACCCGAACGTATCCTCGTCGCGGCCGCGCGCGTGATGGAACGCGAAGGTTTCGCGAACGCATCGCTGCGTCAGATCGCCGAAGAGGCCGGCATGACCAAGGCCGGCCTCTACTACCACGTGGCCAGCAAGGAAGTGCTGCTGTACGCCCTGCACGAGCGGTTTGCCCACAAGCTGCGCGACTCCGCCCTGCGGATCGTCGAGTCGGACAGCACACCGACCCAGAAACTGCGGGAACTGATCATCGAGACCGTGCAGACCGCCGGCATCTATCAGTCCGAAGGCACGGTGTTCCTGCGCGAGTACGGCCATCTCAGCGGCGAGATGGCGGTCACCATCGGCAAGGGCCGCAACCAGTTTCGGACCGACTTCGAACAGGTCATCAAGGCGGGCATGGCCACGGGTGAATTCCGTTCTGGCGACGCACATCTGGACGCCCTCGCCATCCTCGGCGCATGTAACTTCACCGCGTTCTGGTTCGACCCCGAGGGGCCGTTGAAGATCGAGAAGATCGCCGAGTCGTTCGCAGACCGGCTCCTCTACGGCATGACGTCCCCGACTACTGACAAGGGAGTGTGA
- the aspS gene encoding aspartate--tRNA ligase yields the protein MLRSHTAGSLRASDAGQTVTLAGWVARRRDHGGVIFIDLRDGGTGGQERSDAGSGPSVSQVVFRDAEVLSQAHRLRAEFCVAVTGVVEVRPEGNTNAEIATGEIEVNASSLTVLSESAPLPFQLDETAGEEARLRYRYLDLRREGPGRALRLRSKVNAAARAVLEQHDFVEIETPTLTRSTPEGARDFLVPARLQPGSFYALPQSPQLFKQLLMVAGMERYYQIARCYRDEDFRADRQPEFTQLDLEMSFVEADDVIAVSEEILKALWALIGYDLPTPLPRITHAEAMRRYGSDKPDLRFDLELVDCTEYFKDTPFRVFQAPHVGAVVMPGGASQPRRTLDGWQEFAKQRGHKGLAYVLIAEDGTLGGPVAKNLSDAEREGLAAYVGAKPGDCVFFAAGPVKAARALLGATRIEIAKRLDLIDPDAWALAWVVDWPLFEPADDAAAAGDVAVGSGAWTAVHHAFTAPQPQSEATFDTEPGTALANAYDIVCNGNEIGGGSIRIHRRDVQERVFAMMGIDAAEAQDKFGFLLDAFTFGAPPHGGIAFGWDRITALLAGEDSIREVIAFPKTGGGVDPLTDAPAPITAQQRKESGIDAKPEPAEK from the coding sequence GTGCTGCGCTCCCACACCGCCGGCTCGTTGCGTGCCTCCGACGCCGGGCAGACGGTCACGCTGGCCGGGTGGGTCGCGCGTCGCCGCGATCACGGCGGCGTGATCTTCATCGATTTACGTGATGGCGGCACCGGAGGGCAGGAGCGCAGCGACGCGGGAAGCGGGCCCAGCGTGTCGCAGGTGGTGTTCCGCGACGCCGAGGTGCTCAGCCAGGCGCACCGACTGCGCGCGGAATTCTGCGTGGCGGTCACCGGGGTGGTCGAGGTCCGGCCCGAGGGCAACACCAACGCCGAGATCGCGACCGGCGAGATCGAGGTCAACGCGTCGTCGCTGACCGTGCTGTCCGAGAGCGCGCCGCTGCCGTTCCAGCTCGACGAGACGGCCGGCGAGGAGGCGCGGCTGCGCTACCGCTACCTGGACCTGCGCCGCGAGGGCCCCGGCCGCGCGCTTCGCCTGCGCTCCAAGGTCAATGCCGCCGCCCGTGCGGTGCTCGAGCAGCACGACTTCGTCGAGATCGAGACGCCGACGCTGACCCGTTCCACGCCCGAGGGCGCCCGCGACTTCCTGGTCCCGGCGCGGCTGCAGCCCGGGTCGTTCTACGCGCTGCCGCAGAGCCCGCAGCTGTTCAAGCAGCTGCTAATGGTCGCCGGCATGGAGCGCTACTACCAGATTGCGCGCTGCTACCGCGACGAGGACTTCCGGGCCGATCGCCAGCCCGAGTTCACCCAGCTGGACCTGGAGATGAGCTTCGTGGAGGCCGACGACGTGATCGCGGTGTCCGAGGAGATCCTCAAGGCGCTGTGGGCCCTGATCGGCTACGACCTGCCGACCCCGCTGCCGCGCATCACCCACGCCGAGGCCATGCGCCGCTACGGCAGCGACAAGCCGGATCTGCGGTTCGACCTGGAGCTGGTCGACTGCACCGAATACTTCAAGGACACCCCGTTCCGGGTGTTCCAGGCGCCGCATGTCGGTGCCGTGGTCATGCCGGGCGGGGCGTCGCAGCCGCGTCGCACCCTCGACGGGTGGCAGGAGTTCGCCAAGCAGCGCGGCCACAAGGGCCTGGCCTACGTGCTGATCGCCGAGGACGGCACCCTCGGCGGGCCCGTCGCCAAGAATCTGTCCGACGCCGAGCGCGAGGGGCTGGCCGCGTACGTCGGCGCCAAGCCCGGTGACTGTGTGTTCTTCGCGGCCGGGCCGGTCAAGGCGGCGCGGGCGCTACTGGGCGCCACCCGCATCGAGATCGCCAAGCGGTTGGACCTGATCGACCCGGACGCGTGGGCGCTGGCCTGGGTGGTGGACTGGCCGCTGTTCGAGCCGGCCGACGACGCGGCCGCGGCCGGTGACGTGGCGGTCGGTTCGGGTGCCTGGACGGCGGTGCACCACGCGTTCACCGCCCCGCAGCCGCAGTCGGAGGCGACGTTCGACACCGAACCGGGCACCGCGCTGGCCAACGCCTACGACATCGTCTGCAACGGCAACGAGATCGGCGGCGGCTCGATCCGTATCCATCGCCGCGACGTCCAGGAACGCGTCTTCGCGATGATGGGCATCGACGCCGCTGAGGCCCAGGACAAGTTCGGATTCCTGTTGGACGCCTTCACCTTTGGGGCGCCACCGCACGGCGGTATCGCCTTCGGTTGGGACCGGATCACCGCGCTGCTGGCCGGCGAGGACTCGATCCGCGAGGTGATCGCGTTCCCGAAGACCGGTGGCGGCGTGGACCCGCTCACCGACGCGCCGGCGCCCATCACCGCCCAACAGCGCAAGGAGTCGGGGATCGACGCCAAGCCGGAGCCCGCCGAGAAGTAG